The Fibrobacter sp. UWEL genome includes the window GCAAAGGTTGCAATAGCAAGTGCAGACTTCATTTTTAAATTCATAAAAATCCTCCATAGTTTTACATTAGCGTATTATAGCATTTTAGGTAAAGAAAAGACAACCTTATCCCCCATTTATTTGGATAAAAACACGATTTATCTAGACAAAATACTAGATTTCAACCCATGAAGATTAATATTGTCAAAGCAGCCTCGGGCAAGGCAAATGTTTCTGCCCTCTTTTTCGTAAAGCAGTCTGTTCAATTTTCCAATATTATTAGCGAAGCAGCTACCGTCCAGGTAGAATCCGTCCTGAAGGGAATGGTCGATGGGCCCTTCGAAGACCTGGAACTTCTTGAAATTGATGGAACCTCCACCATCTTCGTGAACGCCGCCAAGGAACGTGGCATTTCCAGTCTGGATCACCTGCGCATGGCAGCCTATCGCCTGGCCAAGAAGGCCATGGCCCGCCAGATTCCCGTGGTAAACATTATGCTTGCGGACGCAGCCGACGAACAGTTCAAGGCAATCGCCCACGGTTTGAACAGTGCCAACTACAAGTTTGACGCCTACAAGAGTAAGCAGAAGGATAATTTCCAGGTCACTTTTGAAATCGTCGCAGGTGACAAGTCTAGTGATTTTAAGGCCATCGAAGAAGAAGTTGCTGTGGAACAGACCGCAGTTACTCTAGCCAAGAATTTGGTAAACACTCCGGCAGCAGACCTGACTCCCGAAGACTTCGTGGAAAATGCAAAGACCATCGCCAAGTATACTCCAGGCCTTTCCATCAAGGTTCGTGACGTAAAACAGCTGGAAAAGGAAGGCTTCATGGGTCACGTTACCGTGGGTAAGGGCAGCGAGCGTCCTCCCTACATGGTAACCATTTCCTATGACGGCACCAAAAGTTCTTCTCGCGCAGGCAAGAAGAGCGAAAGAACCTCCGCCGACCATCTGGTTCTGGTAGGTAAAGGCCTTTGCTTCGATACAGGCGGTCTCTGCCTGAAGCCGCCTAAATCCATGCCCGAAATGATCAGCGACATGACAGGGGCCGCTACGGTCCTAGCAGCCATCCAGGCCATAGCCACCTTGAAGTTGCCCCTGAAGGTTAGTGCAGTTCTCTGCCTGGCAGAAAACGCCATCGGAAACAAGTCCGTGCTTCCCGGCGATATCTTTACCGCCAAGAATGGCAAGACGGTGATGGTGGACAACACCGACGCAGAAGGCCGCCTTGTCCTCAGTGACGGCCTGGCAGAAGCAGGTCTTATCGGCGCCACCCACATTGTGGATCTGGCCACCTTGACAGGCGCCATGGTCCGCGCTCTGGGATACGCCATTGCAGGCTTCTTCAGCAATGACGATCCTCTGGCACTGAACATCATTAACTCCGGCGAAGCATCCTGTGAAAAATTCTGGAGCATGCCTCTGGAAGAAGAATACGCAGATGGCCTAAAGGATAAATTCGCTGATTTGAAGAATACAGGCTCCGACGCTGGCGCCATCAGTGCAGCCCTGTTCCTCCAGGAATTCGTCCCGGCAGATACCGCATGGGCTCACTTGGATATTGCAGGCACCGCCTTTGTTACCAAGAAGTGGAAATACACCGAATATGGCGCCACCGGCTTTGGTGTACAGACTTTAATTGAACTTGCACGCAGGATGTCCAACGCCACCGCCGCATCCGAAGAATACAAGGAGATTTAATCATGTTCTCTTACGAAATGAAAGTGACCGATACCATCAAGTATGTTGGCGTAAACGACCACGAAATTGACCTGTTCGAAGGCCAGTTCGAAGTACCCCTGGGCATGGCCTACAACTCCTATGTAATCCTGGACGAACAGATTGCCGTGATGGATTCCGTGGACCAGAACTTCGGCGAACAGTGGCTCGCCAATATTGCCGCAGTCATCGGCGACAAGCAGCCTGCCTATCTGGTGGTGCACCACATGGAAATGGACCATTCCGCAAACATCCAGCTGTTCATGGAAAAGTATCCTGCAGCAAAGATCGTTGCTTCCAAGATGGCTTTCACCATGATGAAGAATTTCTTTGGTACCGACTACGCCGACCGTCAGGTTGTAGCTGGCGAAGGCACCAAGATCGAACTGGGCGCACACACCCTGAATTTCGTCACCGCAGCCAACGTTCACTGGCCCGAAGTCATCATGAGCTACGAATCCAGCGAAAAAGTCCTGTTCTCTGCAGACGCCTTCGGTAAGTTCGGCGCAAACGACGTGGAAGACCCGGAAGGCTGGGCCTGCGAAGCCCGCCGCTACTACTTCGGCATCGTAGGCAAGTTCGGCGCAAACGCCCAGGCAGTTCTCGCAAAGCTTGCCGGCATCCAAGTGGAAAAGATCTGCGCCCTCCACGGTCCCACCATCATCGGCGAAGTGGAAACCTACCTGAACTATTACAAGATCTGGACCAACTACGACGTAGAATCCGAAGGCGTCATGATCGCCTACACCTCCGTCTATGGCAACACCAAGAAAGCTGTGGAACAGCTGGCCGACATCCTGAAGGCCAAGGGCTGCAAGAAGGTCGTGGTGGCAGATCTCGCCCGCGAAGACACCTACGAAAACATCGAGAACGCCTTCCGTTACGGCAAGCTGGTTCTTGCAACCACCACCTACAACACCGGCGTGTTCCCCAAGATGCGTGAATTCATCGACCACCTGCTGGAACGCAATTACCAGAAGCGCACCGTCGCCTTTATGGAAAACGGTTCCTGGGCCCCTGCCGCCGCAAAGAATATGGCCGCCATGTTCGAAGGCGCAAAGGACATTACCGTTGCCCAGAACAAGGTCAGCATCAAGATCGCTGTGAAGCCCGAAAACGTCGCCCAGATGGAAAAAATGGCCGACGAACTGCTGGCCTAGCGTCATTCTCGAGAGGCAATTGTCATTCTCGCGAAAGCGAGAATCTAGCTAAAAAAAAGTTCTCTTCTTTAAGAAGGGAACTTTTTTACTTTTGGCGGAAGAAGGTAAAGGAACGTCCTTCAATCTTCTTGCTTTCGTAGGTACAGGAGTCCGCCTGCTGGTAAAGTTCGTTGAAGTCCACCTTACCGCCTCTATAGAAGGTAGCACCGAGACTTACGCTGATTTGATAATCTTCGTGACCTTCAATCACGGCATTGGACAGTTCCGCAAAGAAACGACCGAAGGCAAGACATCCCTGTTCTTCTGTAATGACCTTGTTCAGGAACACCATATATTCGTCCCCACCAAGTCTCAAGAGGATATCTCCATCACGGAAGGTTCGGCGCATGGCTTCTGCAACAGCGATGATCACCTTATCGCCGGTCTGATGTCCAAAGTTATCGTTTACATACTTGAACTTGTCTACGTCAAAAAGACAGAGCAAGCCTCTCTTATCCTCATGGAGAGCTTCCTTAATCTTGGATACGCCCCCATTACGATTTAAAAGACCGGTCATGGCATCGGTTTCCGCCTGGGAAATCAATTCCTTTTCGCGACGTTTCTGTTCATCAATATCTTCCACTGCAAACAGAACGAAACGAGGCAGTTCCCCCTTCTTGTCATAATCCACATTCACGTAACGAGCACGACACCAAGCGCCTTTCTTGGACAAGTATTCGTGGGTAATGGTTCGCTTGCCTTTAAGGCGTTCCGCTACGGTGGATACGTCCACAAATCGAATAGCGGCATCCTTGAAATCAGGATCGGCGCTAAATTCAATACCGCGAACCACCTGGCGACCAAAGTCACGATCCAACGAGCTATTCAGAACCTGATTCAAATCCTTGGTACTGCGGATTTCTGCATAGAGACCCGTTTTCAAATCCGCATGGTGCATACAGAGATAAATGGTCGAGATGGACTTCAGGTAGCGGGTCATCTGCTCCTGATTGGTCAGTTCTTCCACACGGTTTTCGAAAATGAAACGTTCCAGTCTGATTCGCATCATGTACATGCCGAGAATCAGGCCCACGCTGCTATAAACCAGCATATTTGCAACTTCAAGAACCCGCATATCCGCAGGCTTGAATAATGCAACCAGATGGACAAAAATAAGTCCCAACACAAAATACATGATAATGGTAACCGGCGGACGCACCGTAAAGAACATGGGCACAATGGCAAACATGATCAGTAAGGAGATGGTCAACTGGTTAGGAGTCGCCACAAAGGCCAAAATAAAGCCAAATCCAAACAAGCATAAGTTAAACAAATACACCAACCATATCAAAAGTTTGGGATATTTGGGTACAAGGAACTTGTTAACGAAAAAGATAATCAGGGAGGTAACAAAGCCAAAAGCATACCCAAGGTTCTGGGACATTTTAGCATCAACGCTTAACCCAGAAAAAACAATCAAGGCCAAAGCGAACATCACCACTGCAATACGGGAGAAGGCATGCAGGGCCTGCTGGTTACTACGGGCTACAGCGTCCTTGATCTTCGGGAAATCCCTGGGATCCGTCTGGGCGTTTAGTACGTAATCCTTACACCATTTAAAAGTTGCTTTTAACACATCAATAATGTAAGTAAATATTCACGGAAATGTTAACGAAAAACCCATCTTTTTCTATCTTTTGCCCCGTATGAAGAATGTAGATACTATTGCCGTTCTCGATTTTGGTGGTCAGTACGCCCACTTGATCGCAAACCGTGTCCGCCGTCTCGGCGTTTTCACCGAAATTCACTCCCCTAACTGCGACGTTTCCGAACTGGAAGGCGTTAAGGGCATTATTTATTCCGGTGGTCCCTCCAGCGTTTACGCAGCCGATGCTCCGGAATACAATCCCGAAATTTTGAGCCTGCCGGTACCCAAGCTGGGTATCTGCTACGGTCATCAGCTCATCGCCCAGCAGTTGGGCGGTCATGTTGAACCGGGCAAGGTCAAAGAATACGGTATTGCCGACTTGATCGTTGGCGACGAAAAGTGCCCCATCTTGAAGGACCTGCCCAAGGCCTCCCCCATGTGGATGAGCCATGGCGACCAGGTGACCAAGCTGCCCGAAGGCTACCGCATTGTGGCTAGCACCAAGGACTGCGAAATTGCAGCAGTTGCATTCGACGAACGCAAGATCTACGGCATCCAGTTCCACCCCGAAGTGACCCACAGTAAGTTCGGCATGAAGCTTCTCGAAAACTTCATCGACATTACCGGCGCACAGAAGACCTGGAACATGCACAGCTATCTGCCCCTCATTACCGCCCGCATCCAGGAACAGGTGAAGGACCGCAAGGTATTCCTGCTGGTTTCCGGCGGTGTGGACTCCACGGTGGCATTCGTTCTATTGAACCGCGTGCTTGGCCCCGAAAAGGTTCTGGGCCTCCATGTGGACAACGGCATGATGCGTCTGGGCGAATCCCAGAAGATCATGGACTTCCTCAAGGCCGAAGGCATGAACAACCTCCAGATCCGCGACGCCAGCGAACACTTCCTGGCAAAGTTGAAGGGCGTTACCGCTCCGGAAACCAAGCGCGGCATCATCGGCAAGGAATTCCTGGTCGTCAAGGACGAAGAAATGGCCAAGCTGAACCTTGACCCCAACCAGTGGATGATGGCTCAGGGTACCATTTACCCCGACACCATCGAATCTGGTGGCACCAAGAACGCCGACAAGATCAAGACCCACCACAACCGCGTCCAGGAAGTTCTGGACCTGATGGAAAAGGGTCTGGTTCTTGAACCTCTGGCAGACCTTTACAAGGACGAAGTCCGCGCCCTTGGCGAAGAACTGGGAATTCCCCACAACCTCGTCTGGCGTCATCCCTTCCCGGGTCCGGGTCTGGGCGTCCGCCTGCTCTGCAGCGATGGCGTTCTGACTGACGACATGGTGAAGTTTGAAGACGTGAAGGACACTCAGGGCGGCTCCCTGGCCGACTACCTGAAGGCAAACAACATTTCTGGCCGCATGCTCCCCATCAAGAGCGTTGGCGTTCAGGGCGATGGCCGTACTTACGCACAGCCGTTCCTGTTGACTACCGCCGGCCTCAGCTGGAAGGATTGCGAAAAGTTCTCCACCGAACTGGCAAACCGCTTTAAGGCCATCAACCGCGTGATCTATCAGATTGGTACTGTGGCTGATGAAGATCCGAAGCTGGTGGAACAGTTCGCTACCCGCGAAAACTTCGACACCCTCCGCAAGTTCGATGATATCTGCACTACCTTCTTGCAGGAAAACAAGCTGTACGAAGAAATCTGGCAGATGCCCGTTGTGTCTGTGCCGCTGCGCACCGCAGGCAAGCCCTGCATCGTGATGCGCCCGGTGAACTCCACCGAAGCCATGACCGCAAACTTCGCTGAAATTGACCAGGGCATGCTCGCAGGCCTCTGGCGCAAGTTCGAAGCGGTCGGTGCCGGCTCCCTCTGGTACGACGTCACCCACAAGCCTCCTGGAACTATCGAGTGGGAGTAAGCCGAATCCTGCGAAAACATGCTCGCATGTTTTCATAGGTGAGGCGCACGACACGCACTTTTGCGAAGCAAAAGTGCAATGGGAGTAGCGCGGAGCCAAGTGTCGCAAAAATGAGCTCGCTCATTTTTATGACCGAGGCGAACAAGCGGACGCTGGAGCCGCAGGCGTAAGCGTCAATAAGGCGAATCCTGCAAAAAAATCCGCAGTTTCAAAGCTGCGGATTTTTTCATTTCTTAACTAAACTTTTCTGCGGTCAAAGCCACTTTCGCGGTAGTAGTTACACTTGGCTTCGTACATCATCTTTTCAGCACGTTTCGCAACGTTTCGGATGGATTCCCCCGTCATTCCTTCCGCATATCCTACAGAGATTCCCACAGGGATATTCGAGCCCATTTCGATCTCGCGGCAACACCCGACCGCCCCATCCACTTCTTCACGAACCGTTTCCAGCGGGGTATCAAAGTATAGGGCAACAAATTCATCGCCGCCCACCCTATAGACTCGATAGGCGGACTTTAAGTTCTGCTGTAAATTCGAGGCAATTCTCTTGATGAGAAGGTCTCCATCCGCATGTCCCAGATTGTCATTGACAGTCTTCAGCCCATTGACATCACCCATCACGTAGATTAGGCTATCGCCTTTCTTCATTCGATCTGAGACTCTGTTTTCCACATCGTACTCATAGCAATTGCGGTTCCAGATTTTAGCCTTTTGATCGATAAAGGCCTTTTCCTTGAATTTGCCTACGGGATTTTCAATGGCAAAGAAAATTGCTGCAGCAATCAGAGTCATTGCCGGAGCCGTAAAGAAAAATTCTGGCACTAGAATCTGCAGGGCCATCAAACACATGGATACGATGGACAGCGGAACAAGGACCTTGGTAGTGGATTCACGAACCCACTTCTTGTTCAAGATAATGACAATATCTGCAACGATAAGGAATAGGAATGCCAGGCCAAAGGTTAAGAATGGGCCCACTCCGTGACTATACCTTGTATAGGAGCCCTGGATATATTCCAAGGGAGACAGGATGGTGGCCACAAAAACTACCGCAGCAACGGAATAGTATATCGCCTTGACATTCTTTGGGATTCGCCCACGAAGGTAAACCAAGGACAGGGCATATTCAAAGTAAAAGATGGAGAACAGCAACGCAAAGAAGAACAACATCAGGTGACAGACGTCATTCACAATCTTCGGAATCCATTCCATATTCACCGTAATCTCGGTTACAAGAGCGAAAACGCAATGGGCAAGACTGGCCAGGGCGAACTTGAAGAAGAAGTCCTTGCCCTTTCTGAACTGCGAACAATACCGGTCATAGACGATCAGAAATACCATGATAGTAATGGAGAATATTTCCGGTCTCAGAACAATCAAGACGTTCATTTACTTTTTTCCCAAAACACGCTAAAACTCAATTTACCGATGAAAACAAAGTAATGTAATTATAGTATTTACGATTCTTTTTGACAAATTCTTTTTTCAGTGCGATAATAGTTCTAGAAAGCCTTATGAAGGAGTATCAAATCATGGCTAGAAAGAAGAAAAATCATGAAGAAATGGATAGCAACATCCCCGAAAACGAAGATCTTCCCGAAGAAGAACGTGAAGACGAAATGGAAGAGGATGATTCCGAGGATATGGGTGTAGACGAGATGTTCGGAAATTCCACGCCCGGTAGTGCACACCGCGACCTGGACGTCTGGGGCAGCGAAGACTACGAAAGCTAAAAGAAATGTCTCAGGAAACTCCTGAGACATTTCTTTATTTAGTCTTGAATCGCTGAAATCTATAAAAACAAGGCCCCGCATTACTGCGGAGCCTCATTTAAGTTATTTAAGCTGTTAGGCTAAAATTACTTGGTGATAACGCGAGCCATTTCGCAAACCTTGTTGCTGTAGCCCCATTCGTTATCGTACCATGCGCAAACCTTCACGAAGGTCGGGTCGAGCTGGATGCCAGCCTTGACGTCGAAGATGGAGGTGCGAGAATCGTTGCGGAAGTCGGTAGAAACGAGAGCTTCGTCGGTGTAACCGAGGATACCCTTGAGTTCGCCTTCAGAAGCAGCCTTCATAGCAGCGCAGATTTCTTCGTAGGTAGCAGCAGTCTTGAGTTCGCAAGTCAGGTCAACGAAGGAAACGTCAGAGGTAGGAACGCGGAGGGACATACCGGTGAGCTTGCCGTTGAGCTGAGGAAGAACCTTACCCACAGCCTTTGCAGCGCCAGTGGAGGAAGGAATGATGTTTTCGAGAATGCCACGGCCACCGCGCCAATCCTTCATGGAAGGACCGTCAACAGTCTTCTGAGTAGCAGTTGCAGCGTGAACGGTGGTCATGAGGCCACGGACGATGCCGAACTTTTCGTCGAGAACCTTGGAAATCGGAGCCAAGCAGTTGGTGGTGCAGGAAGCGTTAGAGATGATGTCCTGGCCAGCATAGGTGTTGTGGTTAACACCGTAAACGAACATCGGGGTAGCGTCCTTAGAAGGAGCAGACATGATAACCTTCTTAGCGCCAGCCTGGATGTGCTTGCGAGCGAGTTCGTCGGTCAGGAAGAAACCGGTGGATTCAACAACGACGTCAGCCTGGAGAGCGCCCCAAGTGATGTTCAGAGGATCGCGTTCTGCGAAGATCTGGATCTTGTTGCCATCAACGATGAGGTAGTTCTTGTCGCCAGCTTCGAAGGAAACTTCGTGTTCGAACTTGCCGTGAACGGAGTCATACTTCAGCATGTATGCGAGGTAGTCGACAGAGAGGAGGTCATTGATACCGACAACCTGAATGTCCTTAGAGAAGTTTTCCACAGCAGCGCGGAACACCATACGGCCGATACGACCGAAACCATTGATACCGAGTTTGAGAGCCATTATTGGATCCTTTTTTATTAGTGAAATGTTTGCACCCCTACTACAGGAAGCGCTCAACTGACACCAAATTTATTAAAATTGCGTCAGTTGAGTAGGTCTTTTTAGAATTTTTTTTGCATTTTACCCTTATGAATTTGAATTTCGCCAAAAATTTTCGTCTAGTCCCCCTTTTCGGGCTGTTTTTTCTGGTTTCCTGTGCAGGAAACGGCCAACCCCTAACCGAGGCCGGTCCCCGAAATGGTTCTGGAGACACCCAGGTAAGTAAGCCAGGCACTACCGAGAGCTACTTCGACGACTATTCTCCCAGCGGAACTTCCAATCACCAAAGCGCCTCCACCCAGGCGTCCTCCCCTGCCGGTCAGGCTGTAGGAGCAATCCAGTCGGAAGGATTCAAGTTCAATCCCCCTAAGGGAGGCTGGGCACTCATTAGTGGACCGGAAGCTGGCGAAACAGGTATTCCCTACGAATTCTACAATGCAGGCTCTGGACGCCGCGCGGTTCTTATGGAAGTGGAACTTCCCAAGGGCGAACCTATGCGTCTGATGGACCGCGCCCAGATGGAAATGCAGGCATTTGAATCCAGCGGCAAGAAGGCAACCCTGGCAGAAACCTACCCCGGCGAAGCATTTGGCGCAACTGGCGCATTCTTTGACGTAGCGGGCAAGCGTTACGACACTCCCTACGAAGCGGTAGGCTTTGTGGCCGGAGGCAGCAATCGAGTTTACACCCTGACCCTTTCCGCCACCGACAACGTGCCCGAAACAGGCAAGCTGAAGGAAGAATGGCAGGAATTCTTTAGTGATTTCACCCTTTTTGAAGTGGCGGAAGAAAGCGGTCCGGAA containing:
- a CDS encoding M17 family metallopeptidase — translated: MKINIVKAASGKANVSALFFVKQSVQFSNIISEAATVQVESVLKGMVDGPFEDLELLEIDGTSTIFVNAAKERGISSLDHLRMAAYRLAKKAMARQIPVVNIMLADAADEQFKAIAHGLNSANYKFDAYKSKQKDNFQVTFEIVAGDKSSDFKAIEEEVAVEQTAVTLAKNLVNTPAADLTPEDFVENAKTIAKYTPGLSIKVRDVKQLEKEGFMGHVTVGKGSERPPYMVTISYDGTKSSSRAGKKSERTSADHLVLVGKGLCFDTGGLCLKPPKSMPEMISDMTGAATVLAAIQAIATLKLPLKVSAVLCLAENAIGNKSVLPGDIFTAKNGKTVMVDNTDAEGRLVLSDGLAEAGLIGATHIVDLATLTGAMVRALGYAIAGFFSNDDPLALNIINSGEASCEKFWSMPLEEEYADGLKDKFADLKNTGSDAGAISAALFLQEFVPADTAWAHLDIAGTAFVTKKWKYTEYGATGFGVQTLIELARRMSNATAASEEYKEI
- a CDS encoding FprA family A-type flavoprotein yields the protein MFSYEMKVTDTIKYVGVNDHEIDLFEGQFEVPLGMAYNSYVILDEQIAVMDSVDQNFGEQWLANIAAVIGDKQPAYLVVHHMEMDHSANIQLFMEKYPAAKIVASKMAFTMMKNFFGTDYADRQVVAGEGTKIELGAHTLNFVTAANVHWPEVIMSYESSEKVLFSADAFGKFGANDVEDPEGWACEARRYYFGIVGKFGANAQAVLAKLAGIQVEKICALHGPTIIGEVETYLNYYKIWTNYDVESEGVMIAYTSVYGNTKKAVEQLADILKAKGCKKVVVADLAREDTYENIENAFRYGKLVLATTTYNTGVFPKMREFIDHLLERNYQKRTVAFMENGSWAPAAAKNMAAMFEGAKDITVAQNKVSIKIAVKPENVAQMEKMADELLA
- a CDS encoding GGDEF domain-containing protein; the protein is MLKATFKWCKDYVLNAQTDPRDFPKIKDAVARSNQQALHAFSRIAVVMFALALIVFSGLSVDAKMSQNLGYAFGFVTSLIIFFVNKFLVPKYPKLLIWLVYLFNLCLFGFGFILAFVATPNQLTISLLIMFAIVPMFFTVRPPVTIIMYFVLGLIFVHLVALFKPADMRVLEVANMLVYSSVGLILGMYMMRIRLERFIFENRVEELTNQEQMTRYLKSISTIYLCMHHADLKTGLYAEIRSTKDLNQVLNSSLDRDFGRQVVRGIEFSADPDFKDAAIRFVDVSTVAERLKGKRTITHEYLSKKGAWCRARYVNVDYDKKGELPRFVLFAVEDIDEQKRREKELISQAETDAMTGLLNRNGGVSKIKEALHEDKRGLLCLFDVDKFKYVNDNFGHQTGDKVIIAVAEAMRRTFRDGDILLRLGGDEYMVFLNKVITEEQGCLAFGRFFAELSNAVIEGHEDYQISVSLGATFYRGGKVDFNELYQQADSCTYESKKIEGRSFTFFRQK
- the guaA gene encoding glutamine-hydrolyzing GMP synthase, giving the protein MKNVDTIAVLDFGGQYAHLIANRVRRLGVFTEIHSPNCDVSELEGVKGIIYSGGPSSVYAADAPEYNPEILSLPVPKLGICYGHQLIAQQLGGHVEPGKVKEYGIADLIVGDEKCPILKDLPKASPMWMSHGDQVTKLPEGYRIVASTKDCEIAAVAFDERKIYGIQFHPEVTHSKFGMKLLENFIDITGAQKTWNMHSYLPLITARIQEQVKDRKVFLLVSGGVDSTVAFVLLNRVLGPEKVLGLHVDNGMMRLGESQKIMDFLKAEGMNNLQIRDASEHFLAKLKGVTAPETKRGIIGKEFLVVKDEEMAKLNLDPNQWMMAQGTIYPDTIESGGTKNADKIKTHHNRVQEVLDLMEKGLVLEPLADLYKDEVRALGEELGIPHNLVWRHPFPGPGLGVRLLCSDGVLTDDMVKFEDVKDTQGGSLADYLKANNISGRMLPIKSVGVQGDGRTYAQPFLLTTAGLSWKDCEKFSTELANRFKAINRVIYQIGTVADEDPKLVEQFATRENFDTLRKFDDICTTFLQENKLYEEIWQMPVVSVPLRTAGKPCIVMRPVNSTEAMTANFAEIDQGMLAGLWRKFEAVGAGSLWYDVTHKPPGTIEWE
- a CDS encoding GGDEF domain-containing protein — its product is MVFLIVYDRYCSQFRKGKDFFFKFALASLAHCVFALVTEITVNMEWIPKIVNDVCHLMLFFFALLFSIFYFEYALSLVYLRGRIPKNVKAIYYSVAAVVFVATILSPLEYIQGSYTRYSHGVGPFLTFGLAFLFLIVADIVIILNKKWVRESTTKVLVPLSIVSMCLMALQILVPEFFFTAPAMTLIAAAIFFAIENPVGKFKEKAFIDQKAKIWNRNCYEYDVENRVSDRMKKGDSLIYVMGDVNGLKTVNDNLGHADGDLLIKRIASNLQQNLKSAYRVYRVGGDEFVALYFDTPLETVREEVDGAVGCCREIEMGSNIPVGISVGYAEGMTGESIRNVAKRAEKMMYEAKCNYYRESGFDRRKV
- the gap gene encoding type I glyceraldehyde-3-phosphate dehydrogenase codes for the protein MALKLGINGFGRIGRMVFRAAVENFSKDIQVVGINDLLSVDYLAYMLKYDSVHGKFEHEVSFEAGDKNYLIVDGNKIQIFAERDPLNITWGALQADVVVESTGFFLTDELARKHIQAGAKKVIMSAPSKDATPMFVYGVNHNTYAGQDIISNASCTTNCLAPISKVLDEKFGIVRGLMTTVHAATATQKTVDGPSMKDWRGGRGILENIIPSSTGAAKAVGKVLPQLNGKLTGMSLRVPTSDVSFVDLTCELKTAATYEEICAAMKAASEGELKGILGYTDEALVSTDFRNDSRTSIFDVKAGIQLDPTFVKVCAWYDNEWGYSNKVCEMARVITK